A stretch of the Erinaceus europaeus chromosome 1, mEriEur2.1, whole genome shotgun sequence genome encodes the following:
- the PPDPFL gene encoding pancreatic progenitor cell differentiation and proliferation factor-like protein: MASIPSIGCLLAKNQYYRKTSISSVSSLTDSDSGNFISDNKSHQGLLEVAESTWWLKCFFHSEPVPSNVRKDLSASGSNS, encoded by the exons ATGGCATCAATACCTTCCATTGGGTGTCTTCTGGCCAAAAATCAGTATTATCGAA AGACTAGTATTTCATCAGTTAGCTCTCTAACTGATTCTGATTCTGGCAACTTCATAAGTGATAACAAATCCCATCAAG GGTTACTGGAAGTTGCAGAATCAACCTGGTGGCTTAAATGCTTTTTCCATTCTGAACCAGTGCCTTCAAATGTGAGGAAAGACTTGTCTGCCAGTGG CTCTAATAGTTGA